Proteins encoded in a region of the Sphingomonas japonica genome:
- the dnaJ gene encoding molecular chaperone DnaJ, with amino-acid sequence MTTEVDFYELLECDRTADAATIKSAYRKLAIKYHPDKNAGCQNSEAKFKAISEAYDCLKDPQKRAAYDRYGHAAFRQGAGSGGGQDFSGFSDIFESVFGEFMGGARGGGRQQRRGADLRYDMEIGLDEAFSGKATQITIDVSAPCDTCDGSGARAGTVAKPCATCAGHGKVRAQQGFFVVERTCPSCHGAGQVIADPCPSCRGEGRVDKTKTLSVNVPPGVDEGTRIRLTGEGEAGARGAPPGDLYIFLHVRRHPIFEREGTTLFARAPISFTTAALGGSIDIPGLDGEVHSIRIAPGTQGGRELRQRGGGMPVLQGRGRGDMVIRIEVETPTRLSARQRELLQEFRETETGDECPETSGFFAKMKSALGG; translated from the coding sequence ATGACCACCGAAGTCGATTTCTACGAGCTGCTCGAGTGCGACCGCACTGCCGACGCGGCGACGATCAAGAGCGCGTACCGCAAGCTCGCGATCAAATATCATCCCGACAAGAATGCCGGGTGCCAGAATTCGGAAGCCAAGTTCAAGGCGATCAGCGAAGCCTATGACTGCCTGAAAGACCCGCAGAAACGCGCCGCCTATGATCGCTATGGCCATGCCGCGTTCCGACAGGGCGCGGGCAGTGGCGGCGGCCAGGATTTCTCCGGCTTTTCCGACATCTTCGAGAGCGTGTTCGGCGAATTTATGGGCGGCGCGCGCGGAGGCGGACGCCAGCAGCGCCGCGGTGCCGACCTGCGCTACGACATGGAGATCGGGCTCGACGAAGCATTTTCCGGTAAGGCGACGCAGATCACCATCGACGTGTCGGCGCCATGTGATACCTGCGACGGATCGGGCGCGCGTGCGGGAACGGTCGCCAAGCCGTGCGCGACCTGCGCCGGGCATGGCAAGGTACGCGCGCAGCAGGGCTTCTTCGTGGTCGAGCGGACCTGCCCGTCTTGCCACGGCGCGGGCCAGGTCATTGCCGACCCGTGCCCGTCGTGCCGGGGCGAAGGCCGCGTCGACAAGACCAAGACGCTGTCGGTCAACGTGCCGCCGGGCGTCGACGAAGGCACGCGCATCCGCCTGACCGGCGAAGGCGAGGCGGGCGCGCGCGGGGCTCCTCCGGGTGACCTCTATATCTTCCTGCATGTGCGGCGGCATCCGATCTTCGAGCGCGAGGGCACGACGCTTTTCGCGCGCGCGCCGATCAGCTTCACCACCGCGGCGCTGGGCGGGTCGATCGACATTCCCGGGCTCGACGGCGAAGTCCATTCGATCCGCATCGCCCCGGGCACGCAGGGCGGGCGCGAGCTGCGCCAGCGCGGGGGCGGCATGCCCGTCCTGCAGGGACGCGGCCGCGGCGACATGGTGATCCGCATCGAGGTCGAAACGCCGACACGGCTGTCGGCGCGGCAACGCGAGCTGCTTCAGGAGTTTCGCGAGACCGAGACCGGCGACGAGTGCCCCGAGACGAGCGGTTTTTTCGCCAAGATGAAGTCCGCGCTCGGCGGGTGA
- the radC gene encoding RadC family protein, producing the protein MTGEAASDRHDGTGHRARLRQRLLAAGGDALLDHELVEYLLALAIPRRDTKPLAKTLLREFGGLGGLLTATPEAIQRVKGMGETSVAAIKIVHAAALRMLQSDVAARPVLANWQALLDYLRADMAHHPVERVRVLHLNTRNMLIRDELMSEGSIDEAALHVREVIRRAIDLGSAAIILVHNHPSGDPAPSRADIELTRAIAEAGKRMGIALHDHLIIGTEGHVSLRAQGLI; encoded by the coding sequence ATGACCGGGGAAGCGGCAAGCGATCGACATGACGGCACCGGCCATCGCGCACGGCTGCGCCAGCGGCTGCTGGCAGCGGGCGGCGACGCGCTGCTCGATCACGAATTGGTCGAGTATCTGCTGGCGCTCGCCATTCCGCGCCGCGACACCAAGCCCCTCGCCAAAACGCTATTGCGCGAATTCGGAGGTCTTGGCGGCCTGCTGACTGCCACACCCGAGGCTATCCAACGCGTCAAGGGGATGGGAGAAACATCGGTCGCCGCGATCAAGATCGTCCACGCCGCGGCGCTGCGCATGCTGCAATCCGACGTCGCCGCCCGTCCGGTTCTCGCCAACTGGCAGGCGCTGCTCGACTATCTGCGTGCGGACATGGCGCACCACCCGGTCGAACGCGTCCGCGTGCTCCATCTCAACACCCGCAACATGCTGATCCGCGACGAGCTGATGAGCGAAGGCTCGATCGACGAGGCCGCGCTGCACGTCCGCGAGGTGATTCGGCGCGCGATCGACCTTGGCTCGGCGGCGATCATCCTCGTCCACAATCACCCCTCGGGCGATCCCGCCCCGAGCCGCGCCGATATCGAACTGACGCGCGCCATCGCCGAAGCCGGCAAGCGCATGGGCATCGCGCTCCACGACCATCTCATCATCGGTACGGAGGGCCATGTCAGCCTGCGCGCGCAAGGTCTGATCTGA
- a CDS encoding biliverdin-producing heme oxygenase — protein sequence MNDAHRLLRDATRDAHERLDALFTGFDLGTADGYARFIGAQADAMLASEAALDAAGAQSVLEDWPQRRRGDLLRADLAALALPQPEPSPLALPRDPASLGAALYVLEGSRHGARHLRRLVPAGLPTAFLDAPQAPGNWAKLLAKLDTILYQPAAQDAAIAAAHHVFSTFEQSGRRWLSKEYPCPQTKSPPTPPSTSI from the coding sequence ATGAACGACGCGCACCGGCTGCTGCGCGACGCCACCCGCGACGCGCATGAGCGGCTCGACGCGCTGTTCACCGGCTTCGATCTCGGCACCGCCGACGGCTATGCTCGCTTCATCGGTGCTCAGGCCGATGCCATGCTGGCGAGCGAGGCCGCACTCGACGCCGCCGGAGCGCAGTCGGTACTCGAAGACTGGCCGCAGCGCCGCCGCGGCGATCTGCTGCGCGCCGATCTCGCCGCGCTGGCGCTCCCGCAACCCGAACCGTCGCCGCTCGCGCTGCCCCGCGACCCCGCTTCGCTGGGCGCCGCGCTCTATGTGCTCGAAGGATCGCGCCACGGCGCGCGGCATTTGCGGCGGCTGGTCCCAGCCGGGCTTCCCACCGCGTTTCTCGATGCGCCCCAAGCACCGGGGAACTGGGCCAAATTGCTGGCAAAGCTCGATACGATCCTGTACCAACCCGCTGCGCAGGACGCGGCGATCGCGGCTGCGCATCATGTCTTCAGCACGTTCGAGCAGTCGGGACGGCGCTGGTTGTCGAAAGAGTATCCGTGTCCGCAGACCAAGTCGCCCCCGACTCCTCCTTCGACGTCGATCTGA
- the dnaK gene encoding molecular chaperone DnaK: protein MAKVIGIDLGTTNSCVAVMEGGKPKVIENAEGARTTPSIVAFAKDGERLIGQPAKRQAVTNPDNTVFAVKRLIGRRFDDPVTKKDTELVPYDIVRGSNGDAWVKAGGEEYSPSQISAFILQKMKETAESYLGETVTQAVITVPAYFNDAQRQATKDAGKIAGLEVLRIINEPTAAALAYGLDKDTNKTIAVYDLGGGTFDISILEIGDGVFEVKATNGDTFLGGEDFDSKVVQFLADEFKKAEGIDLTKDKLALQRLKEAAEKAKIELSSAATTEVNLPFITADANGPKHLVKSISRADLERLVDDLIQRTLEPLKKAMADAGVKNDGIDEVVLVGGMTRMPKVREVVKNFFGGKEPHTGVNPDEVVAIGAAIQAGVLQGDVKDVLLLDVTPLSLGIETLGGVFTRMIDRNTTIPTKKSQTYSTADDNQGAVTIRVFQGEREMAADNKMLGQFDLVGIPPAPRGVPQIEVTFDIDANGIVNVSAKDKGTGKEQQIRIQASGGLSDNDIEQMVRDAEQFADEDKKRRAAAEAKNNAESLVHTTERQLEEHGDKVDASLKSEIEGKVAETKAAIESGDAEQMTAKSQELAQVAMKLGQAIYEKEQAAQASPDAGAAAGSEAGGEEVVDAEFSEVDDSQKA, encoded by the coding sequence ATGGCAAAAGTAATCGGTATCGATCTCGGCACGACCAACAGCTGCGTCGCTGTCATGGAGGGCGGCAAGCCCAAGGTCATCGAAAACGCGGAAGGCGCGCGCACCACGCCGTCGATCGTCGCCTTCGCCAAGGACGGTGAGCGGCTGATCGGCCAGCCGGCCAAGCGCCAGGCGGTGACCAATCCCGACAATACCGTATTTGCGGTCAAGCGCCTGATCGGCCGCCGCTTCGACGATCCGGTGACCAAGAAAGACACCGAGCTGGTGCCGTACGACATCGTGCGCGGCAGCAACGGCGACGCATGGGTCAAGGCAGGCGGCGAGGAATACAGCCCTAGCCAGATCAGCGCGTTCATCCTGCAGAAGATGAAGGAAACTGCCGAGAGCTATCTCGGCGAGACGGTGACGCAGGCAGTCATCACCGTGCCTGCCTATTTCAACGACGCGCAGCGTCAGGCCACCAAGGACGCCGGCAAGATCGCCGGCCTCGAAGTCCTGCGCATCATCAACGAGCCGACCGCGGCGGCGCTCGCGTATGGGCTCGACAAGGACACCAACAAGACGATCGCGGTCTATGACCTGGGCGGCGGCACGTTCGACATCTCGATCCTCGAGATCGGCGACGGCGTGTTCGAGGTGAAGGCAACCAACGGCGACACCTTCCTGGGCGGTGAGGATTTCGATTCCAAGGTCGTCCAGTTCCTCGCCGACGAGTTCAAGAAGGCGGAAGGGATCGACCTTACCAAGGACAAGCTGGCGCTGCAGCGGCTGAAGGAAGCGGCGGAAAAGGCCAAGATCGAGCTGTCGAGCGCGGCGACGACCGAAGTCAACCTGCCGTTCATCACCGCCGACGCCAATGGCCCGAAGCACCTCGTCAAGTCGATCAGCCGCGCCGATCTGGAGCGATTGGTCGACGATCTGATCCAGCGCACGCTCGAGCCGCTCAAGAAGGCGATGGCCGACGCCGGCGTCAAGAATGACGGCATCGACGAGGTCGTGCTGGTCGGCGGCATGACGCGCATGCCCAAGGTCCGCGAAGTCGTGAAGAATTTCTTCGGCGGCAAGGAACCGCACACCGGCGTCAATCCGGACGAAGTGGTGGCGATCGGTGCCGCGATCCAGGCGGGCGTGCTGCAGGGCGACGTCAAGGACGTGCTTCTGCTCGACGTGACGCCGCTGTCGCTGGGCATCGAGACGCTGGGCGGGGTGTTCACGCGGATGATCGATCGGAACACGACGATCCCGACCAAGAAGTCGCAGACCTATTCGACCGCCGACGACAATCAGGGCGCAGTCACGATCCGCGTGTTCCAAGGCGAGCGTGAGATGGCGGCGGACAACAAGATGCTCGGCCAGTTCGACCTGGTCGGCATTCCGCCAGCACCACGCGGCGTGCCGCAGATCGAGGTCACGTTCGACATCGACGCCAATGGCATCGTCAACGTGTCGGCCAAGGACAAGGGCACCGGCAAGGAACAGCAGATCCGCATCCAGGCCTCGGGTGGCCTGTCCGACAACGACATCGAGCAGATGGTTCGCGATGCCGAGCAGTTCGCCGATGAGGACAAGAAGCGCCGCGCCGCGGCCGAGGCCAAGAACAACGCCGAAAGCCTGGTGCACACCACCGAGCGGCAGCTCGAGGAGCATGGCGACAAGGTCGACGCGTCGCTCAAGTCCGAGATCGAGGGCAAGGTCGCCGAGACCAAGGCCGCGATCGAGAGCGGCGATGCCGAGCAGATGACCGCCAAGAGCCAGGAACTGGCGCAGGTGGCGATGAAGCTGGGCCAGGCGATCTATGAGAAGGAGCAGGCGGCACAGGCTTCGCCCGACGCGGGGGCTGCGGCGGGATCGGAGGCTGGCGGCGAGGAAGTCGTCGATGCCGAATTCTCGGAAGTGGACGATAGCCAGAAAGCGTAA
- a CDS encoding copper chaperone PCu(A)C has product MRFSVAALSAAAALAACQPAPETAARDAWLRLPAVPGRPAAAYFTLESVNAKTLVGVSTPVAERSELHESSNDGGMMAMRPLASVPVEPDMPVRFAPGGKHVMLFDLTPQAMQDARTTLTLRFEDGSALDVDAALVKAGEEPPFE; this is encoded by the coding sequence ATGCGTTTCTCCGTCGCCGCCCTGTCCGCCGCCGCCGCGCTCGCCGCGTGCCAGCCTGCGCCAGAAACCGCCGCGCGCGACGCATGGTTGCGCCTGCCCGCCGTTCCCGGTCGCCCCGCCGCCGCCTATTTCACGCTCGAAAGCGTCAATGCGAAAACTTTGGTCGGCGTCTCCACCCCCGTCGCTGAGCGCAGCGAACTCCACGAAAGTAGTAACGACGGCGGCATGATGGCGATGCGACCGCTCGCCTCGGTTCCGGTCGAGCCGGACATGCCGGTCCGCTTCGCCCCCGGCGGCAAGCACGTCATGCTGTTCGATCTCACGCCGCAGGCGATGCAGGACGCGCGCACCACGCTGACCCTTCGGTTCGAAGACGGCAGCGCGCTCGACGTCGACGCCGCGCTGGTCAAGGCGGGCGAGGAGCCTCCGTTCGAATGA
- a CDS encoding vgr related protein: MKGRALTSDEVALARSVFGDAIDYARVGIANRKWAFFQPRRVTMAPLGTIHFHPGGGLYCEDFGCATRAAQGLFIHEMTHVWQHQKGIFLPLRRHPFCRYDYSLKPGWTLERYGLEQQAEIVRHAFLLREGASLPGAPALEQYRGIFPF, translated from the coding sequence ATGAAGGGCCGCGCGCTGACATCCGACGAGGTCGCGTTGGCGCGATCGGTGTTCGGCGATGCGATCGACTATGCCCGGGTCGGCATCGCCAACCGCAAATGGGCGTTCTTCCAGCCCAGGCGGGTGACGATGGCACCGCTCGGCACCATCCATTTCCACCCCGGCGGCGGTCTCTATTGCGAGGACTTCGGCTGTGCCACGCGCGCCGCGCAGGGGCTTTTCATTCACGAGATGACGCATGTGTGGCAGCATCAAAAGGGCATCTTCCTGCCGCTCAGGCGCCACCCCTTCTGCCGCTACGACTACAGCCTGAAACCTGGCTGGACGCTCGAACGCTACGGGCTGGAACAACAGGCCGAAATCGTCCGCCACGCCTTCCTGCTGCGCGAAGGCGCGTCGCTGCCGGGAGCGCCGGCACTCGAACAATATCGCGGGATATTCCCGTTCTAG
- a CDS encoding HWE histidine kinase domain-containing protein, producing MSADQVAPDSSFDVDLTNCDREPIHALGAIQPFGFLIALSPDWLVRRASANAEAIFGIPADELLGRPVQDLLSDGAVHTLRNRLTMLRGPDAVERIFAVPIDDDRPKRRFDFAVHMSGDLIVIEGERSDDAEASDPASTIRAMIGRLDMAGDLPGFYREGARQVRALTGFDRVMVYRFDPDGSGVVVAEAVRSGLGSFMDLRYPASDIPRQARELYLRTPFRIIADIDDEPVPIVPQRDETGAPIDLSLSILRSVSPIHIEYLRNMGVAASMSISIIVEGKLWGLFACHHYSPRSVGFERRSIAELFGQMFAFKLESRERKAQGAYEITARATADRMLAAIAGNASLLDNPDYLGEMLSSVVPCDGIAIWLDGRVAISGEAPPIGALPDLVRRLNAMASGRVYATDHLAGVHPPADSYADVAAGLLAIPISRSPRDYVLLFRQERIRTVTWGGDPHKVAHYGPNGSRLSPRKSFDAWREEVRGRSEPFAEPEVRVAEMLRASLIEVVLRLSDAASDERKRAGERQELLIAELNHRVRNILSLIRGLVRQSRDPAADTETYMRMLEGRIEALARAHDQITQDNWSPAPLRRLIETEAAAYLGGRASRLELEGDAVLLHPQAFSTVALVLHELMTNSAKYGALSDSGTVSVRWDLDDELDLRLRWWERGGPAVQPPRRQGFGTTIIQRSVPYDLGGKADVRFAVTGLEVDLCIPARHIAFAAAGTPEAARPTLDTIEPAQQAADRPLSGTALLVEDSLIIAMDAEDILTALGAERVVTAASVAQAIEEIGREDIAVALLDVNLGNETSLPIASLLLARGIPFVFATGYGEQLALPEELAEVAILQKPYTAANVGRVLSALVSS from the coding sequence GTGTCCGCAGACCAAGTCGCCCCCGACTCCTCCTTCGACGTCGATCTGACCAACTGCGATCGCGAACCGATCCACGCGCTCGGGGCGATCCAGCCGTTCGGGTTCCTGATCGCCTTGTCGCCCGACTGGCTGGTGCGCCGCGCCAGCGCCAATGCCGAGGCGATCTTCGGCATCCCCGCCGATGAATTGCTGGGTCGTCCGGTCCAGGACCTGCTGAGCGACGGCGCGGTGCACACGCTGCGCAACCGGCTGACGATGCTGCGTGGGCCCGATGCGGTCGAGCGCATCTTCGCGGTCCCGATCGACGACGATCGTCCCAAGCGCCGCTTCGACTTCGCGGTGCACATGTCGGGCGACCTGATCGTCATCGAAGGCGAACGCAGCGACGATGCCGAGGCGAGCGACCCCGCAAGCACGATCCGCGCGATGATCGGCCGCCTCGACATGGCCGGCGATCTGCCCGGCTTCTATCGCGAAGGGGCGCGACAGGTCCGCGCGCTGACCGGGTTCGATCGGGTGATGGTCTATCGCTTCGATCCCGACGGGTCGGGCGTGGTCGTGGCCGAAGCGGTGCGCTCGGGCCTGGGCAGCTTCATGGACCTGCGCTATCCCGCGTCGGACATCCCCCGCCAGGCGCGCGAGCTGTATCTGCGCACGCCGTTCCGCATCATCGCCGACATCGACGACGAACCGGTGCCGATCGTGCCGCAGCGCGACGAAACCGGCGCACCGATCGACCTGTCGCTGTCGATCCTGCGCTCGGTCTCGCCGATCCACATCGAATATCTCCGCAACATGGGCGTCGCCGCGTCGATGTCGATCTCGATCATCGTCGAGGGCAAGCTGTGGGGGCTGTTCGCCTGCCACCATTATTCGCCGCGCAGCGTCGGGTTCGAACGCCGCTCGATCGCCGAGCTGTTCGGCCAGATGTTCGCCTTCAAGCTCGAAAGCCGCGAGCGCAAGGCGCAGGGCGCGTACGAGATCACCGCCCGCGCCACGGCGGACCGGATGCTCGCGGCGATCGCCGGCAATGCCTCGCTGCTCGACAATCCCGATTATCTCGGCGAGATGCTGAGCTCGGTGGTCCCGTGCGACGGCATCGCCATCTGGCTCGACGGACGCGTCGCGATCTCGGGCGAGGCGCCGCCGATCGGCGCACTCCCCGATCTGGTGCGCCGCCTCAATGCGATGGCGTCGGGGCGGGTCTATGCGACCGACCATCTCGCCGGGGTCCACCCCCCTGCCGACAGCTATGCCGACGTCGCCGCCGGGCTGCTGGCGATCCCGATCTCGCGCAGCCCGCGCGACTATGTGCTGCTGTTCCGGCAGGAGCGCATCCGCACCGTCACTTGGGGCGGCGATCCACACAAGGTCGCGCACTACGGCCCCAATGGCAGCCGCCTGTCCCCGCGCAAGAGCTTCGATGCCTGGCGCGAGGAAGTCCGAGGCCGCTCCGAACCCTTCGCCGAACCCGAGGTGCGCGTGGCGGAAATGCTGCGCGCCTCGCTGATCGAAGTCGTGCTGCGCCTGTCCGACGCCGCCAGCGACGAGCGCAAGCGCGCCGGCGAGCGCCAGGAACTGCTGATCGCCGAGCTCAACCACCGCGTCCGCAACATCCTTTCGCTGATCCGCGGACTGGTGCGCCAGTCGCGCGATCCCGCCGCCGACACCGAAACCTACATGCGGATGCTTGAGGGGCGGATCGAGGCGCTCGCGCGCGCGCATGACCAGATCACCCAGGACAATTGGTCGCCCGCGCCGCTGCGCCGCCTGATCGAGACCGAGGCTGCGGCCTATCTCGGCGGCCGTGCGTCACGGCTGGAGCTGGAGGGCGATGCGGTGCTACTCCACCCCCAGGCGTTCTCGACCGTCGCGCTGGTGCTGCACGAGCTCATGACCAACTCCGCCAAATATGGCGCGCTGTCCGACAGCGGCACGGTGTCGGTGCGCTGGGACCTCGACGACGAACTCGACCTGCGGCTGCGCTGGTGGGAACGCGGCGGCCCGGCGGTCCAGCCGCCGCGGCGCCAGGGCTTCGGCACCACGATCATCCAGCGCTCGGTGCCCTACGACCTTGGCGGCAAGGCGGACGTCCGCTTCGCCGTCACCGGGCTGGAAGTCGATCTGTGCATTCCCGCGCGTCACATCGCCTTCGCAGCCGCCGGCACGCCCGAAGCCGCGCGGCCGACGCTCGACACGATCGAGCCGGCACAGCAGGCCGCCGACCGCCCGCTGTCGGGCACCGCGCTACTGGTCGAGGACAGCCTGATCATCGCCATGGATGCCGAGGATATCCTGACCGCGCTCGGCGCCGAGCGCGTCGTCACCGCCGCCAGCGTGGCACAGGCGATCGAGGAAATCGGCCGCGAGGACATCGCCGTCGCGCTGCTCGACGTCAATCTCGGCAACGAGACCAGCCTGCCGATCGCCAGCCTGCTGCTCGCCCGCGGCATCCCGTTCGTCTTCGCCACCGGCTATGGCGAGCAACTGGCCTTGCCGGAGGAACTTGCCGAGGTCGCAATCCTGCAAAAGCCCTACACCGCGGCCAATGTCGGGCGCGTGCTGTCGGCGTTGGTCAGCAGCTGA
- the purB gene encoding adenylosuccinate lyase, protein MVPRYSRPEMTALWEPESKFRIWFEIEAHATDALADLGVVPRDAAAAIWAKGKFEVDRIDAIEAEVKHDVIAFLTNVAQHVGPEARFMHQGMTSSDVLDTCLAVQLARASDILIADLDALLAVLKRRAIEHKLTPTIGRSHGIHAEPVTFGLKLAQAYAEFDRNRARLVAARADVATCAISGAVGTFANIDPAVEAHVAEKMGLTVEPVSTQVIPRDRHAMYFATLGVIASSIERLATEIRHLQRTEVLEAEEYFSPGQKGSSAMPHKRNPVLTENLTGLARMVRGYVTPALENVALWHERDISHSSVERYIGPDATITLDFALARLTGVIDKLVVYPARMQKNLDRMGGLVHSQRVLLALTQAGVSREDAYRLVQRNAMQVWESDGDLSLLDLLKGDPDVTAALSPAEIEARFDLDYHFKHVDTIFARVFGPDAA, encoded by the coding sequence TTGGTCCCGCGCTATTCCCGCCCCGAAATGACGGCGTTGTGGGAGCCCGAATCGAAGTTCCGCATCTGGTTCGAGATCGAGGCGCATGCGACGGATGCGCTCGCCGATCTCGGCGTCGTCCCGCGCGACGCCGCTGCCGCGATCTGGGCGAAGGGCAAGTTCGAGGTCGATCGCATCGACGCGATCGAGGCGGAAGTGAAGCACGACGTCATCGCGTTCCTCACCAACGTCGCCCAGCATGTCGGCCCCGAAGCGCGCTTCATGCACCAGGGCATGACCAGCTCGGACGTGCTCGACACCTGCCTCGCCGTCCAGCTCGCCCGCGCGTCCGACATCCTGATCGCCGATCTCGACGCGCTGCTTGCGGTGCTTAAGCGCCGCGCGATCGAGCACAAGCTGACCCCGACCATCGGCCGCAGCCACGGCATCCACGCCGAACCCGTCACCTTCGGTCTCAAGCTCGCCCAGGCCTATGCCGAGTTCGACCGCAACCGCGCCCGCCTGGTCGCGGCACGTGCCGACGTCGCCACTTGCGCGATCTCGGGCGCGGTCGGCACCTTCGCCAATATCGACCCCGCCGTCGAAGCGCATGTCGCGGAGAAGATGGGCCTCACCGTCGAACCCGTCTCGACCCAGGTCATCCCGCGCGACCGCCACGCGATGTATTTCGCGACCTTGGGCGTCATCGCGTCGTCGATCGAGCGGCTGGCCACCGAGATCCGCCACCTCCAGCGCACCGAGGTGCTCGAAGCCGAGGAATATTTCTCGCCGGGTCAGAAGGGCTCGTCGGCGATGCCGCACAAGCGCAACCCGGTGCTGACCGAGAATCTGACCGGCCTCGCCCGCATGGTCCGCGGCTATGTCACCCCCGCGCTCGAGAATGTCGCGCTGTGGCACGAACGGGACATCAGCCATTCCTCGGTCGAACGCTATATCGGCCCCGACGCCACGATCACGCTCGACTTCGCGCTCGCCCGCCTGACCGGGGTGATCGACAAGCTCGTCGTCTATCCCGCGCGGATGCAGAAGAATCTCGATCGGATGGGCGGCCTCGTCCATTCGCAGCGCGTGCTGCTCGCGCTTACCCAGGCAGGCGTCAGCCGTGAGGACGCGTACCGGCTGGTTCAGCGCAATGCCATGCAGGTCTGGGAAAGCGACGGCGACCTGTCGCTGCTCGACCTGCTCAAGGGCGATCCGGACGTGACCGCAGCACTCTCCCCCGCGGAAATCGAAGCCAGGTTCGACCTCGACTATCATTTCAAGCATGTCGATACGATCTTCGCGCGGGTGTTCGGGCCGGACGCGGCATGA
- a CDS encoding calcium-binding protein has translation MTITVPALAQEVPAQETSAPTEQTVAPTTSTEPSTTMGQTTPTEPVPASPAQTAETIAPMDEGQEAPVASAEAAPTEAPAATGTEVADVVNAEFPTYDKDADGELKSEEFGQWMIALRSASDPATDAQSAEVKSWVDQAFTSADADKSDTVDKTELTGFLSQGAS, from the coding sequence ATGACGATTACTGTTCCCGCACTGGCACAAGAGGTGCCGGCTCAGGAAACAAGCGCGCCGACCGAACAAACTGTCGCGCCGACGACTTCGACCGAGCCGTCGACGACCATGGGTCAGACGACGCCGACCGAGCCGGTTCCCGCCAGTCCGGCGCAGACGGCGGAGACAATAGCACCGATGGATGAGGGCCAGGAAGCGCCGGTCGCTAGCGCCGAGGCGGCACCGACCGAGGCTCCCGCGGCAACCGGAACCGAGGTCGCCGATGTGGTGAACGCCGAGTTCCCCACCTATGACAAGGACGCCGATGGGGAGCTAAAGTCGGAAGAGTTCGGGCAGTGGATGATCGCCTTGCGCTCGGCGAGCGATCCTGCGACCGACGCGCAGAGCGCAGAGGTTAAGAGCTGGGTCGATCAGGCATTCACCTCGGCCGATGCCGACAAGTCGGACACGGTCGACAAGACCGAGCTGACCGGTTTTCTGTCGCAGGGCGCATCGTAA
- a CDS encoding energy transducer TonB has product MPTYAPSPADRIKSAALAVALTGLAGWALVAGLGIDVQRAVADSLATFTVLPEAVPPPVEQPPPDPVESAEPEGEAAPPNLRSQATPIVAPPPPIPIRLPPPVVTAPVAGTGSDASQGAADIPGPGTGAGGSGDGTGSGGSGDGSGGGGRAEIPPRQIAGAISSREIARALPDQAFRGTVSVWFDVEADGRVSDCGIDRSSGNRAYDALICRLIRQRFRFDPARDAQGRAVPSTIVEDHSWEMDLRLIDRGTRRVF; this is encoded by the coding sequence ATGCCCACCTACGCCCCCTCTCCCGCCGATCGCATCAAGTCCGCCGCGCTCGCGGTCGCGCTGACCGGGCTTGCCGGATGGGCGCTCGTCGCCGGGCTCGGCATCGATGTGCAGCGCGCCGTGGCCGACAGCCTCGCTACCTTCACCGTGCTGCCCGAAGCCGTCCCGCCCCCAGTCGAACAGCCGCCGCCCGACCCGGTCGAAAGCGCCGAGCCCGAAGGCGAGGCCGCTCCGCCCAATCTGCGTTCGCAAGCCACCCCGATCGTCGCACCGCCGCCACCGATCCCGATCCGTCTGCCGCCGCCCGTCGTCACTGCTCCGGTCGCGGGCACCGGCAGCGACGCCAGCCAGGGTGCTGCCGACATCCCCGGTCCCGGCACCGGCGCGGGCGGCAGCGGCGATGGCACCGGCAGCGGCGGATCGGGCGACGGCAGCGGCGGCGGTGGCCGCGCCGAAATCCCCCCGCGTCAGATCGCCGGCGCGATCAGCAGCCGCGAAATCGCCCGAGCGCTGCCCGATCAGGCGTTTCGCGGCACCGTGTCGGTATGGTTCGATGTCGAGGCGGATGGACGCGTCTCGGATTGCGGCATCGACCGGTCGAGCGGCAACCGCGCCTATGACGCGCTGATCTGTCGCCTGATCCGCCAGCGGTTCCGCTTCGATCCCGCCCGCGATGCGCAGGGTCGCGCGGTACCGTCGACGATCGTCGAGGATCACAGCTGGGAGATGGACCTGCGGCTGATCGACCGGGGAACCCGGCGCGTGTTCTGA